One window from the genome of Myripristis murdjan chromosome 6, fMyrMur1.1, whole genome shotgun sequence encodes:
- the lrrn3a gene encoding leucine-rich repeat neuronal protein 3: protein MKETAVVACLLAELALTAFVLASEGAAHCPALCRCEIRPWFSPSSIYTEAATVDCNDLGLSELPERLPSETQVLLLQTNNIINVEKTLDYLANITEIDLSQNNISSVSDVCLGPLRQLLSLHMEENWVQELPDSCLPSLPNLQEFYINHNLISSISSRAFQGLGRLLRLHLNSNRLTSIDSQWFQPLPNLEILMIGENPILELSDMNFKPLANLRSLVLARMNLTEIPDNALVGLENLESISFFDNLFNRVPRAALKRVQNLKFLDLNKNPIERIQRGDFMDMIHLKELGINSMPQLVSIDSFALSNLPELTKIEATNNPKLSYIHPKAFHKLPRLETLMLNSNALSALHRSTVESLSNLREVSLHSNPIRCDCVIRWVNMNTSAVRFMEPDSLFCVEPPEYQGQHVRQVHFREMTEICLPLISPGSLPSRVVVSKGSSVTLHCRAFGEPEPEIYWVTPLGDRVLPGSVSNKYYMHPEGTFDIYDTTEREAGLYTCVAHNLVGADLKSVTVVVDGYFPLPVNRSLHVHITSVQSHSAMVSWESAGGLVSQIKWSVLADGSHPPMAFTARLPADVKEYHLRQLKPSTHYRVCVEVTAVPPEYSRDCVNLTTKEQALPVEKTESWDRLVMTACAVFFITVAVASSVIYTSLYSQVFYRKLIADQAEPLLIPGTHSSSSSSSLMEFGVSGVKVRATVIDLPDNTV from the coding sequence ATGAAGGAGACGGCAGTTGTGGCTTGTTTGCTAGCCGAGCTGGCTCTGACTGCCTTTGTTCTGGCCTCGGAGGGGGCCGCTCATTGCCCTGCATTGTGTCGATGTGAGATACGACCCTGGTTCTCGCCAAGCTCTATTTATACAGAGGCTGCCACGGTGGACTGTAATGACTTAGGCCTCTCAGAGCTACCGGAAAGACTCCCGTCAGAAACACAGGTACTCCTGTTACAGACAAACAATATCATTAATGTGGAGAAAACTTTGGATTACTTGGCCAACATCACTGAGATCGACTTGTCTCAGAATAACATTTCCTCAGTGAGTGATGTTTGTCTGGGGCCTCTTCGCCAGCTACTGTCACTCCACATGGAGGAGAACTGGGTTCAGGAGCTTCCCGACAGctgcctcccctccctgcccAACCTACAGGAATTCTACATCAACCACAACTTAATCTCCTCCATCAGCTCAAGGGCCTTCCAGGGCCTGGGCAGGCTCCTGAGGCTCCATCTCAACTCCAATCGACTGACGAGCATCGACAGCCAGTGGTTTCAGCCCCTGCCCAACCTGGAGATCCTGATGATTGGGGAGAACCCCATCCTTGAGTTGTCAGACATGAACTTTAAACCCCTGGCCAACCTTCGCAGCCTTGTGCTCGCCAGGATGAATTTGACAGAAATCCCCGACAATGCTCTGGTGGGCCTTGAAAACCTGGAAAGCATCTCGTTTTTCGACAACCTGTTTAATCGTGTCCCCCGAGCTGCGCTGAAAAGAGTCCAGAACCTGAAATTCCTGGATTTGAACAAGAATCCCATCGAGAGGATCCAGAGAGGTGATTTCATGGACATGATCCATCTCAAGGAGCTCGGCATTAACAGCATGCCTCAGCTGGTGTCCATCGACAGCTTTGCCCTGAGCAACCTGCCGGAGCTGACAAAAATCGAAGCCACCAACAATCCCAAGCTGTCTTACATCCACCCCAAGGCCTTCCACAAGCTCCCCAGACTGGAGACACTGATGCTGAACAGCAACGCTCTGAGCGCGCTCCATCGCAGCACCGTGGAGTCCCTGTCCAACCTGCGCGAGGTCAGCCTGCACAGCAACCCCATTCGCTGCGACTGCGTCATCCGCTGGGTCAACATGAACACGAGCGCTGTTCGCTTCATGGAGCCCGACTCCCTGTTCTGCGTGGAGCCGCCGGAATACCAAGGCCAGCACGTCCGACAGGTGCACTTCCGCGAGATGACGGAGATCTGCCTCCCGCTGATTTCACCTGGGAGCCTCCCGAGTCGAGTCGTGGTCAGCAAAGGGAGCTCGGTGACGCTGCACTGCCGGGCGTTCGGGGAGCCAGAGCCAGAGATCTACTGGGTGACCCCACTGGGAGACAGGGTCCTGCCTGGCAGCGTGTCCAACAAGTACTACATGCACCCCGAGGGAACCTTCGACATCTACGACACCACCGAGCGTGAAGCTGGTTTGTACACCTGTGTTGCCCACAATCTTGTCGGAGCAGACCTCAAGTCTGTGACGGTGGTGGTGGATGGATACTTTCCCCTGCCTGTAAACCGATCTCTACATGTACATATCACATCTGTCCAGTCTCATTCTGCTATGGTGTCCTGGGAAAGTGCAGGTGGTCTGGTGTCACAAATAAAATGGTCTGTACTAGCAGATGGTAGCCATCCCCCCATGGCGTTCACAGCCAGGcttcctgctgatgtgaaagaGTACCATCTCAGACAGCTGAAACCATCCACCCACTACCGGGTTTGTGTCGAGGTCACTGCTGTGCCGCCTGAATACAGCAGGGACTGCGTCAATTTGACCACAAAGGAGCAGGCGCTCCctgtggagaaaacagagagctggGACAGGCTGGTGATGACGGCTTGTGCGGTGTTTTTTATTACGGTCGCTGTGGCTTCCTCCGTCATCTATACATCGCTGTACAGCCAAGTGTTTTACAGGAAATTGATAGCCGACCAAGCTGAACCACTGCTGATTCCTGGcactcattcttcttcttcttcttcttctctcatgGAGTTCGGTGTATCTGGGGTCAAGGTGAGGGCAACAGTAATAGACTTACCAGACAACACCGTGTAA